The following proteins are co-located in the Thermoplasmata archaeon genome:
- a CDS encoding phosphoglycerate kinase, whose product MAGKRGIGSAAVRGRRVLVRVDFNVPLDPAGQVADDRRIREALPTLNHLRSSGARTILLAHLGRPEGRHDPRFSLKPVARRLSSILGQPVPLAEDIVGVRALELSTRVENGQFLLLENLRFHPGEEANDPAFAAQLARLGELFVEDAFGVVHRAHASTVGVPQRLPSVAGLLVEREIRELSRLMGRPETPYVVVLGGAKVADKLPLLTSFCGKATSLLVGGALAFPFLRARGVPLGASPVETDLLAAVEELGHAASAAGTEIVLPSDLVVERADGSGVEVHPVEAIPSDGRALDIGPATRARFREVLSTSKTVFWNGPLGRAEDPRFAAGTREVLGALGAIPGYHVAAGGDSAHVAEDLGVLNGFQFVSTGGGAALEFVQGLELPGLAVLPDA is encoded by the coding sequence ATGGCCGGCAAGCGTGGGATCGGTTCGGCCGCGGTCCGGGGCCGGCGCGTCCTCGTCCGCGTCGACTTCAACGTGCCCCTCGACCCCGCCGGCCAGGTCGCGGACGACCGGCGGATCCGCGAGGCCCTGCCGACGCTCAACCACCTGCGATCCTCGGGCGCGCGGACGATCCTCCTCGCGCACCTCGGGCGGCCGGAGGGGCGGCACGACCCCCGCTTCTCCCTCAAGCCGGTCGCGCGCCGTCTCAGCTCGATCCTGGGGCAACCCGTCCCGCTCGCGGAGGACATCGTCGGGGTCCGGGCGCTCGAGCTCAGCACCCGCGTCGAGAACGGTCAGTTCCTCCTGCTCGAGAACCTGCGCTTCCATCCCGGCGAGGAGGCGAACGATCCCGCGTTCGCCGCCCAGCTCGCGCGCCTCGGCGAGCTGTTCGTCGAGGATGCCTTCGGCGTCGTCCACCGGGCCCACGCCTCCACGGTGGGGGTGCCCCAGCGCCTTCCCTCCGTCGCCGGTCTGCTCGTCGAGCGGGAGATCCGCGAGCTCTCGCGCCTCATGGGGCGACCCGAGACCCCGTACGTCGTGGTCCTCGGGGGCGCGAAGGTCGCGGACAAGCTCCCGCTGCTCACCAGCTTCTGCGGCAAGGCGACCTCGCTCCTGGTGGGCGGTGCGCTCGCCTTCCCGTTCCTGCGGGCGCGCGGCGTGCCCCTCGGCGCCTCCCCGGTCGAGACCGACCTGCTGGCCGCCGTCGAGGAGCTCGGGCATGCGGCGAGCGCCGCCGGCACCGAGATCGTCCTGCCGAGCGATCTCGTGGTCGAACGGGCAGACGGATCGGGCGTCGAGGTCCATCCGGTCGAGGCGATCCCGTCGGACGGCCGCGCCCTCGACATCGGGCCCGCGACGCGCGCGCGCTTTCGCGAGGTGCTCAGCACCTCCAAGACCGTCTTCTGGAACGGGCCGCTCGGGCGGGCCGAGGACCCGCGCTTCGCCGCCGGCACCCGCGAGGTCCTCGGGGCGCTCGGCGCGATCCCGGGCTACCACGTGGCCGCCGGAGGGGATTCCGCCCACGTCGCGGAGGACCTCGGCGTCCTCAACGGCTTCCAGTTCGTGTCGACGGGGGGCGGCGCCGCGCTCGAGTTCGTCCAGGGCCTCGAGCTGCCGGGGCTCGCGGTGCTGCCCGACGCCTAG
- a CDS encoding ATP-binding protein gives MTATETESPRRSPVAVEEIETTAQIPIPTDPLERVIGQEKAVEIARIAAYQRRHLLLVGPPGIGKSMTAQALALHLDRPRTELRVVHNPENPERPSIEVVAREEVYREREAARSVEGELILPTEAPASVAERLGYRCPRCSFYSLPTERYCPSCNNLKQVVPGISGSGNPFRDLVGGILELTASPGGNPQETVRTTRLRNGVEEVVAYERAGDRIKVLDQRALERRRTLQHESPRKVLVKLDRNTFVMATGASETELLGDVRHDPYGGHPQLGTLPYERVIAGAVHEAHDGVLFLDELPHLGYLQRHILTAMQEKRFPITGRNPQSGGAAVRVDGVPCDFILVAAANIQDLHRILSPLRSRIAGSGYEVLLETSMPDSETNRMRLAQFCAQEIAVDGRIRPATRDAVLELIREARRRAESLDGRRNALTLRLRELGGLIRTAGDLAAVAGSEFIEASHLREALQRARSIEEQIREAYGSLQGGLRQETTEAQRQSMGYYNWNDHPDPGQFPGGYG, from the coding sequence GTGACCGCCACCGAGACGGAGAGCCCCCGGCGATCGCCCGTGGCGGTCGAGGAGATCGAGACGACCGCCCAGATCCCGATCCCGACCGATCCGCTCGAGCGGGTTATCGGCCAGGAGAAGGCGGTCGAGATCGCCCGGATCGCCGCCTACCAGCGACGGCACCTCCTCCTCGTCGGCCCGCCGGGCATCGGCAAGTCGATGACGGCGCAAGCGCTCGCGCTCCACCTCGACCGGCCCCGGACCGAGCTTCGGGTCGTCCACAACCCGGAGAACCCCGAGCGGCCGAGCATCGAGGTCGTGGCACGCGAGGAGGTGTACCGCGAACGGGAGGCCGCGCGATCGGTCGAAGGCGAGCTGATCCTCCCGACGGAGGCCCCTGCCTCGGTGGCCGAGCGCCTGGGCTACCGCTGCCCACGCTGCAGCTTCTACTCGTTGCCGACCGAGCGCTACTGCCCCAGCTGCAACAACCTGAAGCAGGTCGTTCCCGGCATTTCCGGCAGCGGCAATCCCTTCCGGGACCTGGTGGGTGGGATCCTCGAGCTCACGGCGAGCCCGGGGGGCAACCCGCAGGAGACGGTCCGGACGACGCGCCTCAGGAACGGTGTGGAGGAGGTCGTGGCCTACGAACGCGCCGGTGACCGGATCAAGGTGCTCGACCAGCGGGCGCTCGAACGCCGGCGCACGCTGCAGCACGAGAGCCCGCGCAAGGTCCTCGTCAAGCTCGACCGCAACACGTTCGTGATGGCGACCGGTGCGAGCGAGACCGAGCTCCTCGGCGACGTCCGCCACGACCCCTACGGTGGACATCCGCAGCTCGGCACCCTGCCCTACGAGCGCGTGATCGCCGGCGCGGTCCACGAGGCGCACGACGGCGTGCTGTTCCTCGACGAGCTGCCGCACCTCGGCTACCTGCAGCGCCACATCCTGACCGCGATGCAGGAGAAGCGCTTCCCGATCACCGGCCGCAACCCGCAGTCCGGCGGCGCCGCGGTCCGTGTGGACGGCGTCCCGTGCGACTTCATCCTGGTGGCGGCCGCGAACATCCAGGACCTGCACCGGATCCTCTCGCCGCTGCGTTCGCGCATCGCGGGGAGCGGCTACGAGGTGCTGCTCGAGACCTCGATGCCCGATTCGGAGACGAACCGGATGCGACTCGCCCAGTTCTGCGCGCAGGAGATCGCGGTCGACGGCCGCATCCGGCCCGCCACCCGCGACGCCGTGCTCGAGCTGATCCGCGAGGCCCGCCGGCGCGCCGAATCGCTCGATGGGCGGCGCAACGCGCTCACGCTGCGCCTCCGAGAACTCGGCGGCCTCATTCGCACCGCCGGCGACCTCGCGGCCGTCGCGGGCAGCGAGTTCATCGAGGCGTCCCACCTGCGCGAGGCGCTCCAGCGCGCGCGCTCGATCGAGGAGCAGATCCGGGAGGCGTACGGCTCGCTCCAGGGCGGGCTGCGCCAGGAGACGACCGAGGCGCAGCGCCAGTCGATGGGCTACTACAACTGGAACGACCACCCCGACCCGGGACAGTTTCCGGGCGGGTACGGCTGA
- a CDS encoding ketopantoate reductase family protein: protein MKVVVFGAGAIGSLLGARLAVVGHDVCLIGRAPLVRVVRAHGLRVAGVRPGRVEVRAATALSAPTDAEAILLSVKTFDLDGAIASIGAAVPLPQPTLLPQNGLGVLEHVTPRFERAGWAAAPAVLVRAVNSIPAHWQAIGVVQQPGEGEIVLSETERAGAAGPSTQRWAELLASGGIPVRRVPDLARELWRKALVNAAINPVSALARVPNGRLRDAPFRARAWALLREAQRAAAAAGVPIPDAEADRALERILQATAANRSSMLQDVERGRPTEIDAISGEILRIAEARGIDLPATRAVVAELAAARRPGAGRQPS from the coding sequence GTGAAGGTCGTCGTCTTCGGCGCCGGGGCGATCGGCTCGCTCCTCGGCGCCCGCCTCGCGGTGGTCGGCCACGACGTCTGTCTGATCGGTCGCGCGCCCCTCGTGCGGGTGGTCCGAGCCCACGGTCTCCGCGTGGCCGGGGTACGGCCGGGGCGCGTCGAGGTCCGGGCCGCCACGGCCCTCAGCGCGCCGACGGACGCCGAGGCGATCCTGCTCTCCGTGAAGACGTTCGACCTCGACGGTGCCATCGCGTCGATCGGGGCTGCCGTTCCGCTCCCCCAGCCCACCCTCCTGCCGCAGAACGGACTCGGCGTCCTCGAGCACGTCACGCCGCGCTTCGAGCGGGCGGGCTGGGCTGCAGCGCCGGCGGTCCTCGTGCGCGCGGTCAACTCGATCCCGGCGCACTGGCAGGCGATCGGAGTGGTCCAGCAGCCCGGCGAAGGCGAGATCGTGCTCTCCGAGACCGAGCGCGCCGGCGCCGCCGGGCCCTCGACGCAGCGCTGGGCCGAGCTACTCGCGAGCGGAGGGATCCCGGTCCGTCGCGTCCCGGACCTCGCGCGCGAGCTCTGGCGCAAGGCGCTCGTCAACGCGGCGATCAACCCGGTGAGCGCGCTCGCCCGCGTCCCGAACGGCCGGCTCCGGGACGCGCCGTTCCGGGCGAGGGCCTGGGCGCTCCTGCGAGAGGCGCAACGGGCCGCCGCGGCCGCCGGCGTGCCGATCCCCGACGCGGAGGCCGATCGGGCCCTCGAGCGGATCCTACAGGCCACAGCGGCCAATCGCTCGAGCATGCTGCAGGACGTGGAGCGGGGTCGACCGACCGAGATCGACGCGATCTCGGGGGAGATCCTGCGGATCGCCGAGGCTCGCGGTATCGATCTCCCCGCCACGCGCGCCGTCGTCGCGGAGCTGGCCGCAGCGCGACGGCCCGGCGCCGGGCGACAACCGTCTTAG
- a CDS encoding metallophosphoesterase: MANDLREHLVAYFEAHHAVVEASALQLLLSDRQPLVLSHELLAARRDASPFVTREMVEAALALRHPPARAAPAELRAMARREDALAPVPFALLREGFTGPPVATDPLAAYAALFHSRYRAIARLLRGRPELSNLRAIRDLRPAEGSASIIGIVREVRTTARQHHLIVTLDDETGSITALVPKESPGARLTYLPDEIVGVRLEFAREPGRIPRVVAVERPEVPAQRPVGRAARPRRAVFLSDLHIGSRSFLDECWAHLAEFLRGRGPRAELAGSIDHVVIAGDLVDGIGVYPQQERDLAIADVVEQYAELGRRLRELPERLTIVVVPGNHDAVCPAEPQPALPASLRASLPENVRSLANPSTFALDGVVVEAYHGRSFDDLIPALPGSSYARPTEVMKRMLAMRHLAPIYGDRTPLAPLPRDGLVIDPAPDILVTGHAHTYGVDRYRGVLLLNASTWQAETEYQRMRNISPVPAHAAVVDLSTLELVSLDFSHGDPVLARVAG, translated from the coding sequence GTGGCCAACGACCTGCGCGAACACCTGGTCGCGTACTTCGAGGCGCACCACGCGGTCGTGGAGGCGAGCGCGCTGCAGTTGCTCCTCTCGGACCGCCAGCCCCTTGTGCTCTCGCACGAGCTCCTCGCGGCCCGGCGCGACGCATCGCCGTTCGTGACCCGGGAGATGGTCGAGGCCGCGCTCGCGCTGCGGCATCCGCCCGCGCGCGCCGCCCCGGCGGAGCTACGGGCGATGGCCCGGCGGGAGGACGCGCTGGCGCCGGTGCCGTTCGCGCTCCTGCGGGAGGGGTTCACCGGGCCGCCCGTCGCGACCGACCCGCTCGCGGCGTACGCGGCGCTCTTCCATTCCCGCTACCGCGCGATCGCGCGTCTGTTGCGGGGTCGACCCGAGCTCAGCAACCTTCGTGCGATCCGCGACCTGCGGCCGGCCGAGGGCAGCGCCTCGATCATCGGGATCGTGCGCGAGGTCCGCACGACGGCCCGCCAGCACCATCTCATCGTCACGCTCGATGACGAGACCGGCTCGATCACCGCGCTGGTGCCCAAGGAGTCGCCGGGGGCCCGCCTGACCTACCTCCCCGACGAGATCGTGGGCGTGCGTCTAGAGTTCGCCCGGGAGCCCGGCCGCATCCCGCGGGTCGTCGCCGTCGAGCGGCCAGAGGTGCCCGCCCAGCGCCCGGTCGGCCGGGCCGCGCGGCCCCGGCGGGCGGTCTTCCTCTCCGACCTGCACATCGGCAGCCGTTCGTTCCTCGACGAGTGCTGGGCTCACCTCGCCGAGTTCCTTCGAGGTCGGGGTCCGCGCGCCGAGCTCGCCGGTTCGATCGACCACGTCGTGATCGCCGGCGACCTCGTGGACGGGATCGGCGTCTACCCGCAGCAGGAGCGCGACCTCGCGATCGCGGACGTCGTCGAGCAGTACGCCGAGCTCGGTCGCCGCCTGCGCGAGCTGCCCGAGCGCCTGACGATCGTCGTTGTCCCGGGCAACCACGACGCGGTCTGCCCGGCCGAGCCCCAGCCCGCGCTACCGGCGAGCCTGCGCGCCTCGCTCCCCGAGAACGTCCGCTCGCTCGCCAACCCGTCGACCTTCGCCCTCGACGGGGTCGTGGTCGAGGCCTACCACGGTCGCAGCTTCGACGATTTGATCCCCGCGCTGCCCGGCAGCTCCTACGCGCGTCCCACCGAGGTGATGAAGCGGATGCTCGCGATGCGGCATCTCGCGCCGATCTACGGCGACCGGACCCCCCTCGCGCCGCTGCCGCGTGACGGGCTCGTCATCGACCCGGCCCCCGACATCCTCGTGACGGGCCACGCGCACACCTACGGCGTGGACCGCTACCGGGGCGTCCTCCTCCTCAACGCCTCGACCTGGCAGGCCGAGACCGAGTACCAGCGCATGCGCAACATCTCCCCCGTGCCGGCCCACGCGGCGGTCGTCGACCTGTCGACCCTCGAACTCGTCTCGCTCGACTTCTCCCACGGGGACCCGGTCCTCGCCAGGGTGGCCGGATGA
- a CDS encoding 4Fe-4S dicluster domain-containing protein produces MSADAAPAAVTFVEIKRRLGTLRFSTDSPEHAHITTTPAICAKCPHSFCTFVCPAQCYQRIDGRLVFRYEDCVECGACAIACDQGSVTWNLPRGPYGVRYRYG; encoded by the coding sequence GTGAGCGCCGACGCGGCGCCCGCCGCGGTGACGTTTGTCGAGATCAAGCGCCGCCTCGGCACGCTGCGCTTTTCCACGGACTCCCCGGAACACGCGCACATCACGACCACGCCGGCGATCTGCGCGAAGTGCCCGCATTCGTTCTGTACGTTCGTCTGTCCGGCCCAGTGCTACCAGCGGATCGACGGTCGCCTGGTCTTCCGCTACGAGGACTGCGTCGAGTGCGGCGCCTGCGCGATCGCCTGCGACCAGGGCTCCGTGACCTGGAACCTGCCGCGCGGTCCGTACGGCGTCCGCTACCGCTACGGCTAG
- the mdh gene encoding malate dehydrogenase, whose product MSYLSKVVVLGAGNIGGSLAQRLAERDVAREVVLVDIIDGLPQGKALDIQESAPIVGFSTRVSGSTSLEVVGGAEVVIETAGLARKPGMSRSDLLEKNAAIVRGHAEAVRDRAPRAVVIVVTNPVDVMTYFFRQVSGLPPARVFGESGTLDTARFRTFVAEALGVAPRDVTGFVLGTHGDTMVPILSLTSVSGVPLARLLPPDRLASIVERTKQGGGEIVNLLKMGSAFYAPTAAQAELVEAMATDAHRLVPVAAHLDGEFGERDVYIGVPVVLGRAGIERIVEVDLTPVEREAFAASVAAVRADLALLAPPSGAGGGVR is encoded by the coding sequence ATGAGCTACCTGTCGAAGGTCGTTGTGCTCGGTGCGGGGAACATCGGCGGGTCGCTCGCGCAGCGCCTCGCCGAGCGGGACGTCGCCCGCGAGGTCGTGCTGGTCGACATCATCGACGGGCTCCCGCAGGGCAAGGCGCTCGACATCCAGGAGTCCGCGCCGATCGTCGGATTCTCGACCCGGGTCTCGGGCTCGACGTCGCTCGAGGTCGTCGGCGGGGCCGAGGTGGTCATCGAGACCGCCGGGCTCGCGCGCAAGCCCGGTATGAGTCGCTCGGACCTCCTGGAGAAGAACGCGGCGATCGTACGAGGGCATGCCGAGGCCGTACGGGACCGAGCCCCCCGGGCGGTCGTCATCGTCGTCACGAACCCGGTCGACGTGATGACCTACTTCTTCCGGCAGGTGAGCGGACTGCCGCCGGCGAGGGTCTTCGGCGAGTCGGGCACGCTCGACACGGCCCGCTTCCGCACCTTCGTCGCCGAAGCGCTGGGGGTCGCGCCGCGCGACGTCACGGGATTCGTCCTCGGCACCCACGGCGACACGATGGTGCCGATCCTCTCCCTCACGAGCGTGAGCGGCGTGCCGCTCGCGCGCCTGCTGCCCCCCGACCGGCTCGCGTCGATCGTCGAGCGGACCAAGCAGGGCGGCGGCGAGATCGTGAACCTGCTGAAGATGGGGAGCGCGTTCTACGCGCCGACGGCCGCGCAGGCCGAACTGGTCGAGGCGATGGCGACCGACGCCCACCGTCTCGTCCCGGTCGCCGCGCACCTCGACGGGGAGTTCGGCGAGCGTGACGTCTACATCGGCGTGCCCGTCGTGCTCGGGCGAGCGGGGATCGAGCGGATCGTGGAGGTCGACCTCACGCCCGTCGAGCGCGAGGCGTTCGCCGCGAGCGTGGCGGCCGTCCGCGCCGACCTGGCCCTGCTGGCCCCCCCCTCCGGTGCCGGCGGGGGCGTGCGGTGA
- the dnaG gene encoding DNA primase DnaG, which produces MTNDPSAAKYQIRARIAAEGVIDKPDVVGAVFGQTEGLLGDELDLRDLQKSGRIGRIEVEIDSRKGKSEGEIIIPSSLDQVETAILASGLETVDRIGPCRAKIEIVSVEDIRISKRQKVVERAKEILGRLQEESKGVGVDLTEAVRKAVQVDEITTYGPEHLPAGPNVDQADALIVVEGRSDVLNLLRCGIKNVIAVEGTSVPQTVKDLSRGKTVTAFTDGDRAGELILREMLQTMDVDFVARAPRGSEVEELTQKQLLKCLRNKIPINQYLEMSGFESTGATREPREERGEGGGRERREERNGGGSRRDERERLPPPPMRAPPPPPPVPAAPLPPDLERYFELLNGIENASRALFVGEDDAVVGEAPIKEMYEALAALSTPAKALVFDGIVSQRLVDVAQEKGIGTVVASRLGPVGKIPEQVRVFTKADLGGPAGPR; this is translated from the coding sequence ATGACCAACGACCCCAGTGCCGCCAAGTACCAAATTCGCGCCCGTATCGCCGCCGAGGGCGTCATCGACAAGCCCGACGTCGTGGGCGCCGTCTTCGGCCAGACCGAGGGTCTGCTCGGGGACGAACTCGACCTGCGCGACCTCCAGAAGTCCGGCCGCATCGGTCGCATCGAGGTCGAGATCGACAGCCGCAAGGGCAAGAGCGAGGGGGAGATCATCATACCGTCCTCGCTCGACCAGGTGGAGACCGCGATCCTCGCCTCCGGTCTCGAGACCGTCGACCGGATCGGCCCGTGCCGGGCGAAGATCGAGATCGTCAGCGTCGAGGACATCCGCATCTCCAAGCGCCAGAAGGTCGTCGAGCGCGCGAAGGAGATCCTCGGTCGGCTTCAGGAAGAGTCGAAGGGCGTGGGCGTCGACCTCACCGAGGCCGTCCGCAAGGCGGTCCAGGTCGACGAGATCACCACCTACGGGCCGGAGCACCTGCCCGCCGGCCCCAACGTCGACCAGGCCGACGCGCTGATCGTCGTCGAGGGGCGCTCGGACGTGCTGAACCTGTTGCGCTGCGGGATCAAGAACGTCATCGCGGTCGAGGGCACGAGCGTGCCGCAGACCGTGAAGGACCTCTCCCGCGGCAAGACCGTGACCGCGTTCACCGACGGTGACCGAGCCGGCGAGCTGATCCTGCGCGAGATGCTCCAGACGATGGACGTCGACTTCGTCGCGCGCGCCCCGCGCGGCAGCGAGGTCGAGGAGCTCACGCAGAAGCAGCTGTTGAAGTGCCTGCGCAACAAGATCCCGATCAACCAGTACCTCGAGATGAGCGGCTTCGAATCGACCGGGGCCACGCGCGAGCCGCGCGAGGAGCGCGGCGAGGGCGGAGGTCGCGAGCGGCGCGAGGAGCGCAACGGCGGGGGATCGCGCCGGGACGAGCGGGAGCGCCTTCCGCCCCCGCCGATGCGGGCACCCCCTCCGCCCCCTCCCGTCCCCGCGGCGCCGCTGCCGCCCGACCTCGAGCGTTACTTCGAGTTGCTGAACGGCATCGAGAACGCCTCCCGCGCGCTCTTCGTCGGGGAGGACGACGCCGTGGTCGGAGAGGCCCCGATCAAGGAGATGTACGAGGCGCTCGCCGCGCTCTCGACCCCGGCCAAGGCCCTGGTCTTCGACGGGATCGTGAGCCAGCGCCTCGTGGACGTGGCCCAGGAGAAGGGGATCGGCACCGTCGTCGCGAGCCGCCTCGGGCCCGTGGGCAAGATCCCGGAGCAGGTCCGAGTCTTCACCAAGGCGGACCTCGGCGGTCCCGCCGGCCCGCGCTGA
- a CDS encoding ATP-dependent DNA helicase has product MRPGQEAVLREVIALAERGGPLLLNAPTGSGKTVATLAPLLEHAERAGHRIVYLVRTHSQEVQVLHEARTIAHRLDRPFLAIGLQGRAGRCFLLENVAEVKGATAEEHGKLCADRKRATERAMQGEAPLAPPPELPEGGEIDLTDLDGCPYYARVLQTELESLVERFSARLPNPTEFEGFCREENLCPYELSKKLVPHARLVTAPYAFFFHPHIRRSLFSWLGVGPERVDLVIDEAHNLPNHLRELSTVALPQESVRRARAEVDERGDFQLPDGPSATRFFDIVGAAVEELVQALARDDDAVLPPAVFEEALLTALGGTSHRLDTWLGALATWGENLREERRRERHLPRSWVHTVALTLLSWPQLEPPGYVKVVTRRPRPALEAYALDASAPARPILDCHLSVHMSGTLVPLEEYRDSLGLGAGARLVDVPSHFPAEHRRLLYDRSITTRFEELHADPRAVGRIADRLVEVLQSLPVKTAVFFPSFELMQRVLEAGLQSQLPGNVFIEYAKLPMGDLWRSIEGWKKDPEGTVLIGVAGGRLAEGIDYPNEELEAVVLVGIPYPRPTAKREALRRYLDLTTGKGWEYTVEAPATRMILQACGRMIRSEHDRGIAIILDRRAAAFAAHLPGLEPIENLAETTHRFYGRRARWSRTASRPPGTPSAASARDTERNS; this is encoded by the coding sequence GTGCGACCGGGTCAGGAGGCCGTCCTGCGCGAGGTGATCGCGCTGGCCGAGCGCGGCGGACCGTTGCTGCTCAACGCGCCCACGGGCAGCGGCAAGACCGTCGCAACCCTCGCGCCGCTGCTGGAACATGCCGAGCGCGCCGGCCATCGGATCGTCTACCTCGTGCGGACCCACTCCCAGGAGGTCCAGGTACTGCACGAGGCCCGGACGATCGCGCACCGGCTCGATCGGCCGTTCCTCGCCATCGGCCTGCAGGGGCGCGCGGGTCGCTGCTTCCTGCTCGAGAACGTTGCCGAGGTCAAGGGCGCCACCGCGGAGGAGCACGGCAAGCTGTGCGCGGACCGCAAGCGGGCGACCGAGCGCGCGATGCAGGGGGAGGCGCCGCTCGCCCCCCCACCCGAGCTGCCCGAGGGCGGCGAGATCGACCTCACCGACCTCGACGGGTGCCCGTACTACGCCCGCGTCCTCCAGACCGAGCTCGAGAGCCTCGTCGAGCGGTTCAGCGCCCGGCTGCCGAACCCGACCGAGTTCGAGGGGTTCTGCCGGGAAGAGAACCTGTGCCCGTACGAGCTCTCGAAGAAGCTCGTCCCGCACGCCCGGCTCGTGACCGCCCCGTACGCCTTCTTCTTCCACCCTCACATCCGCCGCTCGCTGTTCTCCTGGCTGGGCGTCGGCCCCGAGCGGGTCGATCTGGTGATCGACGAGGCCCACAACCTGCCGAACCACCTGCGCGAGCTCTCGACGGTCGCCCTCCCCCAGGAATCGGTCCGCCGGGCCCGGGCGGAGGTCGACGAGCGCGGGGACTTCCAGCTGCCGGACGGGCCGAGCGCCACGCGGTTCTTCGACATCGTCGGGGCCGCCGTGGAGGAGCTCGTCCAGGCGCTCGCGCGGGACGACGATGCCGTGCTGCCGCCCGCGGTGTTCGAGGAGGCCCTGTTGACCGCGCTCGGCGGCACCAGCCACCGGCTCGACACCTGGCTCGGCGCGCTGGCGACCTGGGGCGAGAACCTGCGCGAGGAGCGACGACGCGAGCGCCACCTCCCGCGCTCCTGGGTCCACACGGTCGCCCTGACGCTGCTGTCCTGGCCGCAGCTCGAGCCACCCGGGTACGTCAAGGTCGTGACCCGCCGCCCGCGCCCCGCGCTCGAGGCCTACGCCCTCGACGCCTCCGCGCCCGCCCGTCCGATCCTCGACTGCCACCTGTCCGTCCACATGTCCGGCACCCTCGTCCCGCTCGAGGAGTACCGCGACTCCCTCGGCCTCGGCGCGGGGGCCCGCCTCGTCGACGTGCCCTCCCACTTCCCGGCCGAGCACCGGCGGTTGCTCTACGACCGGTCGATCACGACCCGCTTCGAGGAGCTCCACGCCGACCCGCGGGCGGTCGGACGGATCGCCGACCGCCTGGTCGAGGTGCTGCAGTCGCTGCCCGTGAAGACGGCCGTGTTCTTCCCGAGCTTCGAGCTGATGCAGCGGGTGCTCGAGGCCGGGCTGCAGTCGCAGCTCCCCGGGAACGTCTTCATCGAGTACGCGAAGCTGCCGATGGGCGACCTCTGGCGCTCGATCGAGGGCTGGAAGAAGGACCCGGAGGGGACCGTGCTGATCGGCGTCGCCGGCGGCCGGCTCGCCGAGGGGATCGACTACCCCAACGAGGAGCTCGAGGCGGTCGTGCTCGTCGGGATCCCGTATCCGCGGCCGACGGCCAAGCGCGAGGCCCTGCGCCGCTACCTCGACCTGACCACGGGCAAGGGCTGGGAGTACACGGTCGAGGCGCCGGCGACGCGGATGATCCTGCAGGCGTGCGGGCGGATGATCCGCTCGGAGCACGACCGCGGGATCGCCATCATCCTCGACCGTCGCGCGGCGGCGTTCGCCGCCCACCTGCCCGGCCTCGAGCCGATCGAGAACCTGGCCGAGACGACGCACCGCTTCTACGGCCGGCGGGCGCGCTGGTCCCGGACCGCGAGCCGCCCCCCCGGCACCCCGAGCGCCGCCAGCGCCCGGGACACCGAGCGCAACTCCTAA
- the cutA gene encoding divalent-cation tolerance protein CutA: MSPYPADPEWARGPMRLVLTTYPGRDRALSAIGGVLERRLAACGSVVPIDSRYWWKGRVLSETEALVVFKTVPKRVGALFRFLEEGHPYEVPEIVEIDVPRATAGYLAYLSATLDRAVARSAPTRRRAAPRAPAARGPGRTRARRRPPSTRTGSR, encoded by the coding sequence ATGAGCCCGTACCCCGCCGACCCGGAGTGGGCGCGCGGCCCGATGCGCCTCGTCCTCACCACGTACCCGGGACGGGACCGCGCGCTCTCCGCCATCGGCGGCGTGCTCGAGCGACGTCTCGCGGCGTGCGGGAGCGTCGTGCCCATCGACTCGCGCTACTGGTGGAAGGGGCGGGTGCTCTCCGAAACCGAGGCGCTCGTCGTCTTCAAGACGGTCCCCAAGCGGGTCGGCGCGCTCTTCCGGTTCCTCGAGGAGGGGCATCCGTACGAGGTCCCGGAGATCGTCGAGATCGACGTCCCGAGGGCCACCGCAGGTTACCTCGCGTACCTCTCCGCGACCCTCGACCGAGCCGTCGCCCGCTCGGCGCCGACTAGGCGTCGGGCAGCACCGCGAGCCCCGGCAGCTCGAGGCCCTGGACGAACTCGAGCGCGGCGCCGCCCCCCGTCGACACGAACTGGAAGCCGTTGA